The following is a genomic window from Procambarus clarkii isolate CNS0578487 unplaced genomic scaffold, FALCON_Pclarkii_2.0 HiC_scaffold_116, whole genome shotgun sequence.
atacacggtgtaatatatctatctgtgtgaaatagattaaatccatttatttgatattcagctaatagttctgagttttctacattcatccatgttttggtaagtgcaataatatgtattgtttcattgcagattagagattcaagatagttctagatttccgaagtactgaaacgcgcgccatacaggcttggtggatctaggtgcaaggtaaaattatttacatttacttttgtatttatgttttgtatttatatgcatatatgcatttatatgcattattctatagaataatagatctcgtaataattttgcaaaaatagtggcatttactatttttaaaagattattaaaaaatttactgatatggtgcattcggaagggcgaagagggagaacggcctgttgacatagctcgggtgcagggggggggggttgtgtaaaagcctggtttgtgcctcggagaggctatgggatccagtaagttcagtagaacttcggtttcaacccttttaccctgttgtagctcagtcgattaaggcagtgtctgggatgctcccggacgcaggttcgaatcctcgtcacggcccttgtggatttgttcatttgatgcatcacgttattgtgatctgtgtgtgtaattcttcacttgctacagcaacaggaatgtgtgtgtatgtatttgtgttgttgaatatgaccgaaagtgtaagattaatgattctaacacaaatcgtctgaatatttgtttttcttcactgtcgagagtagttaaaaaaatttactcgagtttattttcacactttatttatggtccttaagtccctctccttaatgctgctgctgtttctcgcatctttgcatcgcttgtatgtttgggggtttggcctcttgctatatattgattccatttgtgtgtgtttgggtctcaggccctctcgcaatttctgttgaacaaaccccttttcctagttctgcatctctcctttggtacaaattttgttgtgctttatatcatatatttcacaaaacttgacatacatttcatttacttcatgtcctatcagcaagtgtttgtcaaattctttaaggaaagtttatcatcctgattgcagatctctagcgatattatgtcaacttcttgtggattcgcaatcattatttaatttacctttaggtgttctttcaccagcacagcaacactgtacctctcccaaccagtttaagataaaaactaagtactaactaattaactcaatgtaacctaccttacccccaaaatgacaacccatgtcttctattttaaacaatgctgttttgttgaccaaattgtatttttgtttttttctgcaatgtttccccccccccccaccactctaccaccacattgagtttagtagctctgtgcacgtcaggtgctgtttaatatacagacctactcctccatttgacctagtttctctatcacatctatatcactttgtgctttagccctggtggagcttggtccaccaggctgttgtttggagtggcccgcagatccacatacagtctgcatatgatatacagtctgttgatcaattaaactacagtagttagtttttatcatccgaatgcaccaatatgtgttcattcttcccagatgaaggaactaggtaatattcatcatctgaatgcaccatctgatgctttaacacactcatgatacacgagaggtttaaaaaacttttaaaacttttaaaactttttgacctatgtatttaaaagcaattctaaagttaaaaagtgtagcataggcccctcgcagaatgttcttaatatgatcctcaggttatagttttctatctaaaaccacccctagatctctttcttgatcagaattctttatagatctcagtggctcgatcatagaaactgctctaaatccttgttggcctggattgtggaggtcattggtctctataaaactagtaatctgactcctgatcactctcaaataattttattatgtgggatgttagtgcaactggtctataattctttgccaatgcttgtgttgtgttgtgttgttttggtagtgatgtgcaatgtgttgttttggtagtgattcgtccagttctggtagtagtgcggttgttgtgtagtgtagtacttgtgtgcttgttaatgacttgtattccagtcttgtgggtatctcctttcccctacgggccaactgctttgttcttacctagcattttgctttgtttgggtatgaatgtttgtgtgccgtatattttgcaaaatttgccatatatctcattatttactcctctgcctagcaacaagtctgtctaattatactcattaactgtttttcaaagttccccatagtgtcctttattgaaatcgagttcatgaaccgtttcaatgttcttattttcttctagattatatcttaaagtatatttaaatgttattgttattattgttattaaatgttattgtgacattgcattgcaattgagctatgttgtttaccataccgttcatttcgtgagtataagtatagatgccacacttgtgacaggtaaaaccatgccttttttgaaaaacagcaccgtctgttgcacgtaagagcaacccacactatattatgttgcgatattatttcaatatttccgattgtattgataatttgaattttcatagatttcaatttattttcatttcgatttaataattttgtgtgacattgcattgaaattgagctgtgttgtttaccatactgttcatttcatgagtatagtttatttttttatttttttcatttcatttttttagctgttcttatttttcagtgatgggaatatcagatcatttgatgttcccaattttctgatggaagcatcagaccattatagaatgcatcggatgaggtagtttggaatggtggggaggacgagaggggggtatggtggggaagacgaggggacagaggagagggtaatggtggggaggacgaggggactggggagttggggatggtggggacaggggaatgctggggaggacaaagggacaggtgaatgggagatggtgggggaggaagaaggacaggggaggggaaaatggtaaggaggacgatgggacagggaagtgggaatagtggggatgatgtggggacagggaagtgggaaggacgagaggactgtggaatggggaatagcaaagtgaattataattatatatattaattaattcttataaatttccagaagcctgtatcaacacccacactaatgcaactgaaagagatgttgagacaagtattgctgatatgttgaagaacgccccaaacaaactcggtggaaacagatacaaggtaaagtttgccaatttgctgtagtctaattcaatttctttttagtaatcttcgagaacatttatgctatgaataagataaaataatgtaactgattttgatttatttactatttattatttatttaccgttattagtataatagatctcgtaataattttgcaaaaataatggcatttactattttaaaaagctcgggtgcaggggggggggttatgtaaaagcctggtttgtgcctcggagaggctatgggatccagtaagatcgtccttcctttcctccctagaatctggatgtagcaggtgctcaattgtcaaaagtgaaaaattggttttgtcttccgaatgcaccatttgtgtaaatttgctaataatcttttaaaaatagtaaatgccattatttttgcaaaattattacgagatctattatactaataacggtttgataaaatacagtagactgcctactggataatagttccagtccacctgtagacagggatctcacatcagcttgtatattatacaaggataagatttgatttacttttgtatttatatgcatatatgcatttatatgcattattctctagaataatagatctcgtaataattttgcaaaaatagtggcatttactattttaaaaagctcgggtgcagggggggggggtttgtgtaaaagcctggtttgtgcctcggagaggctatgggatccagtaagatcgtccttcctttcctccctagaatctggatgtagcaggtgctcaattgtcaaaagtgaaaaattggttttgtcttccgaatgcaccatttgtgtaaatttgctaataatcttttaaaaatagtaaatgccattatttttgcaaaattattacgagatctattatactaataacggtttgataaaatacagtagactgcctactggataatagttccagtccacctgtagacagggatctcacatcagcttgtatattatacaaggataagatttgatttacttttgtatttatatgcatatatgcatttatatgcattattctctagaataatagatctcgtaataattttgcaaaaatagtggcatttactattttaaaaagctcgggtgcagggggggggggggtttgtgtaaaagcctggtttgtgcctcggagaggctatgggatccagtaagatcgtccttcctttcctccctagaatctggatgtagcaggtgctcaattgtcaaaagtgaaaaattggttttgtcttccgaatgcaccatttgtgtaaatttgctaataatcttttaaaaatagtaaatgccattatttttgcaaaattattacgagatctattatactaataacggtttgataaaatacagtagactgcctactggttttacctgtaataaggtttgatacagatgattatgattatggttttggcataatggaatacatgatgaaggaattatcaaaattgacatttttatcaggggatatcctgaatattgtcaaaatgacggaaacccatatgtcaaaaacacatggagatataccaatcctggaagacattcttccatccccacttgaaactgttgagcaggtggaaagtctgtcacatgagctaaaagttaacagtgaatataaaaagagtatggtaagtgttgcttaattcttttagcctgagtatggtaagtgttgctgaatttttttagccttgtacatatgtcttttgattagtttttttgcagatgaaggaaggtggggtggcacataattgattgttcagtgttatgtttaaggtacaaataaaacaaaagcaaaagttactcaaattcgttgatttttgtaatagttaagaaggaaaatattttaatgctatttatttaatacagttggaaattagaaaatctaatgttgagattgaaagatatatattattctctattaccttacagcttatgcattattttaacaggtccagacgctgtctcaaatgggcggtgcaagctgtggagacacagtgagacgaatgatgaggaggatagggacctatggggtctggtctcagtattcactcgttgggcgcaagaggaaacgtgtcttcaaaaccttggatatttgtaatgtaataataagtacgtaaatttgacatttttttggattatatatatgtctgcatgtattatgtattatacttgcatgcttgttaatgacttgtattctagtcttgtgggtatctcctttctcctacgggccaaatgctttgttcttacctagcattttgctttgtttgggtatgaatgtttgtgtaccttcattgtatattttgcaaaatttgccatatatctcattactcctctgcctagcaacaagtctgtctaattatactcaataactatttttcaaagttccccatagtgtcctttattgaaatagagttcgtgaaccgtttcaatatccttattttcttctagattatatcttaaagtatatttaaatgttattgtgacattgcattgcaattgagctgcgttgttaaccattctgttcatttcatgagtatattttattttctattttttcatatcattttttttatctgtttttatttttcagtgatgggaatatcagatcatttgatgttcccatcagaaaattgggaaagtcagatcttttgatgttcccaattttcagatggaagcatcagaccatcatggaatgcatgggatgaggtagtttagaatggtggggaggacgacaggggggatggtggggaagacgagggaacagaggagagggtaatggtggggaggacgaggggacaggggaatggagaatgctggggaggacaaaggggacgaggggacggaggaagactggagaacaggggaacacctaaataaaagccaacaatgttattactctgtggcttcttgtctcctgacaaaaagaattataattatatatattaattaattcttataactttccagaagcctgtatcaacacccacactaatgcaactgaaagagatgttgagacaagtattgctgatatgttgaagaacgccccaaacaaacacggtggaaacagatacaaggtaaagtttgccaatttgctgtagtctaattcaatctctttttagtaatctttgtgaacatttatgctatgaataagataaaataatgtaattgattttgactaaatatgtagatatatttaattttctgagcactaataatgaaagaaaaccaaaataagaggtggctactatctctaataatgggctggaataatacaggatataataatatatatatatatataaatatatatacatatatttatatatatatatatttatttatataaatatatatatgatatatatatattctattctattagtctattctattctatagttttatatagattcttgttttagtttttttctataatatggaaagggtttttaattaataaattaaatattatataataaaataatgtattattgaaaacaattagtaacaaacaatatttcattacagggtggtgaagcaagaatacatgtgcatcacatagcagagtcggatatgacgaaaatagcggagagcctggtgcatggcataccgctgaatcttctctaatgtctatatagaagaatctttgtttctgtgtgtatatatgtatatatatcattaataaaatatatatatatatatatatatataacctatatatatatatatatatatatatatatatatatatatatatatatatatatatatatatttatatatatatttatatatatatatatttatatttatatatatatttatatatatatatatatttatatatatatatatatttatatatatatatatatatttatatatatatatatttatatatatatatatatatttatatatatatatatttatatatatatatatttatatatatatatatatttatatatatatatatatttatatatatatatatatttatatatatatatatatatatatatatttatatatatatatatatttatatatatatatatttatatatatatatatttatatatatatatatttatatatatatatatatttatatatatatatatttatatatatatatatttatatatatatatatttatatatatatatatatttatatatatatatatatttatatatatatatatatttatatatatatatatatttatatatatatatatatttatatatatatatatatatatatatatttatatatatatatatatttatatatatatatataaatatatatatatatatttatatatatatatatatttatatatatatatataaatatatatatatatataaatatatatatatatatatatataaatatatatatatatatataaatatatatatatatatttatatatatatatatatataaatatatatatatatatttatatatatatatatatatatttatatatatatatatatatttatatatatatatatatttatatatatatatatatatatttatatatatatatatatatttatatatatatattaggttaggtttggtagggttggttagttatcatatatctacgtataactagctagttttacctttatatatataatatttatatatatatatattatataaaaagtttgtgaggaagacctctggtgccaatgtggggacccatagcataggagaagaaaataaaaagtattcagaggagaccttgtggtcactcactaaacactaatattatcttctaccaccccccattcttttgtatgtacacatatatttgctttatttgaactttgttacaaagagggagttacatataggttacaaagatggttatcatatatatattatttatatatatatattatttatatatatatattatttatatatatatatatattatttatatatatatattatttatatatatatatattatttatatatatatatatattatttatatataaatatattatttatatataaatatattatttatatataaatatattatttatatataaatatatatatatataatatatatactattacactacattcttatgtattacactaatatatatatatatatatatatatatatatatatatatatatatatattatataaattatttatatatatattatatatataattatataggtcata
Proteins encoded in this region:
- the LOC138360618 gene encoding uncharacterized protein translates to MGGASCGDTVRRMMRRIGTYGVWSQYSLVGRKRKRVFKTLDICNVIIKACINTHTNATERDVETSIADMLKNAPNKHGGNRYKGGEARIHVHHIAESDMTKIAESLVHGIPLNLL